The ANME-2 cluster archaeon genome segment CTCTGCCTGGTGATATTTTCCATTATGCTTCTCCAGAAGGTCTGGACCGGTGGTATCATGGTATACGAAGTAGGAGAATGGGGCAAGTATGGAATTATACTTGTTGCCGACCTGCTTAGTTCCGGCATGGTACTCCTGACCCTCATCATCTCGTTCCTATCATTGATATATTCACTGGACTACATTGAAAAAAGGTCATTGAATTCCACCTATCACTCGCTGTTCAACCTGCTGGTGGCAGGCCTTAACGGTTCGTTTTTGACCGGGGACATTTTCAACCTGTTCGTTTTTTTTGAAGTACTTCTCCTGTCTTCCTGTGGTCTTGTGGTCGCAAATGAAAGAGGCGGAGTTACAAAAAGTTCTGATAAAATGGAAGCTACTTTCAAATACCTGGTACTCAGCATGCTGGGTTCCATAGTTATGCTCATCGCCGTTGCATCACTGTATGCGACTATGGGAACGCTGAACATGGCCGATATTGCTGTGAAGGTCAGTGCAGCAAGTGCAGCAGGACCTCTGCCCTGGCATATATTTGCAATTGCCCTCCTGTTCATTGTTGTGTTCGGGAACAAGGCTGCCTTATTCCCGTTTCATTACTGGCTGCCTGATGTTCACCCGACTGCACCCTCTCCCATCAGTGCAATGCTGAGCGGGGTCCTAATCAAGATCGGCGTGTACGGAATGTTGCGGGTATTTTTCCTGATATTCAGTGTTGCTTTGCCCATGTTCCAGCCATTGATAATGTTCATGGCCTTAGCAACTATTGTAATTGGAGCAGTATCAGCAGTCGGACAGACCGATGTCAAGCGTATGCTGGCATATTCAAGTGTAGGCCAGATAGGGTATGTATTCTTAGGTATCGGCATGGGTTCTACGCTGACCATTGCAGCGTCACTGGTATATCTTGTCAATCACGCAGTAGCTAAATCAATGTTGTTCCTGACCTCTGGCGGCATCATACATCATGCAGGAACCCGCGATATGCACAGGATGGGAGGTATGATAAAAAGTGCACCTTTAATGGCCAGTATGTTCCTGGTAGGTGCCATGTCCATATCAGGCATTCCGCCAATGGGCGGTTTCATTGCAAAATTCGTATTATTCAAAGCAGGTATCCAGGATGAATTCTATTTACCGGTTGCCATAGCCTTACTTTTTGCAGTATTTACCCTCTTCTATATGATGCGGGCATGGATGAAAATGTTCTGGGGTACGGCGAATGAAGCAGAGAATCACGGGAATGCCGCATCACATGCTCCGACGCTTTTAATGATAATCCCGATAATCGTTCTTGCCATCATCGTAATTGTGCTGGGATTATATGCAGAACCGTTGCTCGCACTTGCACAGGCCACAGCGGAACAGATAGTAAATCCCCAACCTTACATTGATGCAGTAATGACGAGGAATGTCAGATGAAGCGATATATCTATTATTCGATCCCACTTGGAATCTTATGGTGCTTCGTGCACGGCACAATCAGTATACAGAATTTTTTATTTGGACTGGTGCTTGGGCCGGTCGTTATACGACCATTCAGGGAACTCTACGACTTCGATCAGGAGATATCCTTTAAAAAAGCTGTTGGCAAGATTCCTAAGCAGGTAATATATTTTATAGTACTTATTGTCGAGATTACAAAAGCAAGTATCATGGTATCGAAAATTGTCATCTCGCCAAAGATCGACATTAAACCGGGAATAATAGCTATTCCCCTCAGGACAAAAACAAATGGAGGAATAACAGCTATTGCTAATACCATTACTCTTACTCCAGGTACTCTTACCATAGATGTTGCTGATGACAGGTCTGTACTTTATGTTCATTCCATAGATGCATCAAACCCGGATTCAGTCCGCGCTTCCATACGGGACGACCTTGAGAAATTCGTACTGGAGGCTTTTGAATGAATTCGCTTGTACTTGACTTTTCACTGACATTCATGGTAATTGCCATAATTCCCTGTATCTACAGGGTTGTTAAGGGACCGACCATACCGGACAGGGTTGTTGCCATGGATGCCATGACCACAGTAATTGTAGTAATGCTTGGTGTATACTCATTTGTGCAGGGTTCTGTGTTCTTCATGGATGTGGCACTGGTGCTATCGATCATATCTTTCGTGGGAACGGTAACCATTTCAAAATATCTGGATGAAGGGGTGGTCTTTTGAGTTTCATAGATACTGCATTGAACATCGTAAGTAACATTGTCCTTATTATTGGCCTGGTTTTTGTCTTCCTGGGAATGCTCGGGCTTCTCCGCCTGCCAGATGTTTATAACCGCCTGCATGCGACTACAAAAGTGGCAACACTGGGTGCATTTGGTGTAATGACAAGTATTGTGTTAAATGTAGGATTTACTCCAATTGGCATAAAAGCAATAACAGTCGGATTATTCTTGCTACTGACTGCACCGGTTTCATCGCACATGATAGGACGTGCGGCTAAAAGGCATGGTGTGGAATTATGTCCAGAATCGGTCATTGACGAGTACATTATCACCAGGGAAATGGATTAATAGCATGGACTGAAAGTATATTGCATGAGTGAAAAAGAGTCGGTTTATGAGGAGTCATTAAGGGTACATGAACTGCACCGGGGTGTGCTTGAAGTTGCCAGTAAAGTATCCCTGGATGATATCCATGACCTGAGCATCGACTATACCCCGGGCGTTGCTGAACCCTGCAGGGTCATCCGTGCAGAACCTGATGAGGTATATACCTATACCAGCAAGGGAAATTTTGTTGCCGTGGTCACCGATGGCACGGCTGTTCTGGGGCTGGGGGATATCGGTCCTGCAGCCGCGATGCCTGTAATGGAAGGCAAGGCCATACTATTCAAGGAGCTTGGTGGCGTTGATGCTTTTCCAATATGTCTGGACACAAAGGATACCGAGGAGATCATTAAGACCATAACACATATCGCTCCAACGTTCGGCGGCATTAACCTGGAAGATATCAGTGCACCACGCTGTTTCGAGATAGAGGACAGGTTGCGGCGGGAATTGAACATCCCTGTTTTTCATGACGACCAGCACGGTACTGCGGTGGTTGTCTATGCAGGACTTATTAACGCCCTGAAGATCGTGAAGAAAGACGTCAATGCCATCAGGGTGGTAATAAGTGGTGCCGGTGCAGCAGGTATTGCCATCGCGCTTATCCTGATAAGAGCAGGTGTAAGGGATATTATAATCTGTGATAGCAGGGGGATAATCCACCAATCCCGCAGGGAGGGAATGAACTCCATGAAATTTCTGCTAGCTGGCCTGACAAACATCCGTAGCATTATAGGAAAACTGGACAATGCCATGCAGGGTGCTGATGTGTTCATCGGTGTATCCGTAGCCGGTATTGTGTCTAAGGATATGGTTCGTAGCATGGCTTCTGACTCTATTGTATTCGCTATGGCCAATCCGAACCCTGAGATCATGCCGGAAGATGCAATTGAAGCCGGAGCACGGCTGGTTGCCACTGGTCGTTCAGATTATCCCAACCAGGTGAACAACGTGCTGGGGTTCCCCGGCATCTTCAGGGGTGCGCTGGATACCCGGTCAAAAGATATTAATATTGAAATGAAGATGGCCGCAGCAAGGGCGCTTGCGGACATAATTACCGATTCGGAACTGGATAAGAATCTCATTTTACCCGGACCACTGGATAAACGCGTGGTGCCTGTTGTTGCAGCAGCAGTAGCAAAAGCATCAATCCTGAGCGGAGCAGCAAGAGTTACCCCCCATCCTGATGAGGTTGCTAGATACGCTAAGAAGTTTGTTGAGCATAGCAAAATGCACCATAGATAGTGGCGATAACATAATTGTACTGCTATTAAAAAATATATGCCGGATTAGTAATATTAAAATCGCATTACTTAATAAACTATTTTCGCTCACTGCTCATGGGATAAGATAATATTACCAGAGAAGATTTATATCCATCCAGATTTTGATCCATCAATTCCGATATGTTACCATGATATGAAATAATATCCTTTTTTTGATTTGCTACATATGAATCAATAAAATCCCCTGTCATAATAAGAACAAATACAAGCGTAAGAAATATTAAGATTATCTTGGAAGAGGATAAGAATGGATAGCCATAAATTGCCTGTATATTTGCCTGGACTGCCATTATACCTCCTATCGCAAGGGCGGCCAAGAACCCATTGGTGCTCCAGTAATCTTTTTTGTTTGAATGAATGTACGAAAGAAACACCAGTAACAGGATGACAAGGGTTGCCCATAATTTGAAGACGATGAACATACCAGGACCATGGGTGGAATACATTTGACTGAAAAAGGCATTTGATTCGGCACTGACACCTTTTACGTTCATAAGAAAAGCACCGGTCAATGCATCACCAAGGCCGAAGGTAGAGAATGCCAGAATATAGAGAAAAGGCTGAATTGAATTTTGTCCGATATTGTTTTTGCAATAAAGTACAAAATCAATTAATCCTTTTCGGTCGTTTTTTTTCATCTGACATCGCTCTTCGGGTTTGTTATCATCATTATGCTAATGATGACATATCCATACAATAATAGTATATCCAAGTATAAAAATATATCCTTTATAAAAAATAGTTCGGGAAAATTTTGATTGATTTTATTCAAAATACGTAATTTATTACATACAAATTATATTGGAACATTTAATTCTATCATTGATTTTGGCTATTAGGAAGAGTACCTTCCTGAATTGAATTCTACTACTTTATATGATTTATGACGATGGCGAAAAATCGCTGTACATTTAAATGATTTAAGTAAGAGTGTCAAAAAGCATCAACACAATCTATAACCATGAAAAGACTGTATATACCAAAAATTTACCTTTCATCATGGTAATAATTTCACCAACGACAGGAGGATTAAAAGTTGAAGAAAATCACAGTAGTAGGTGCAGGGTTCGTAGGAGCCACCACAGTCCAGCGTATTGCAGAAAAAGAACTGGGTGATGTGGTTATGACAGACATCATTGAAGGCTTGCCCCAGGGTAAAGCACTGGACCTGATGGAATCAGCACCCATTGAAGGTTTTAATGTTGAGGTGCTGGGTACCAACGACTACAAAGATATTGAAGGTTCAGACGTCGTGGTAATAACTGCTGGAATTGCCCGAAAACCTGGTATGACCCGCGATGACCTTGTCAAGATCAACAGCACTATTGTCAGTGAAGTGTGCGAGAATATCAAGAAATATGCACCTGAGTCCATTGTGATAGTGGTCACCAACCCCCTTGACATCATGACCTATATTGCCCTGAAAAAGACCGGATTCCACCCGAGCAGGGTGCTCGGCATGAGCGGAGTGCTGGATTCGGCAAGGTTTGCAACTTTTGTTGCCATGGAACTGGGCTGTTCGCCAAAAGATGTTGACGCTATGGTTCTCGGGGGGCATGGAGATACCATGGTCCCTCTCCCCAGGCACACCACAGTATCAGGGGTACCGATCACTGAATTGATGGACGAAGCAACCATTGACATGCTGGTCGAGCGAACCGTAAATGGAGGTGCCGAGATCGTTGAACTCCTCAAGACCGGAAGTGCTTTTTATGCACCGTCTGCAGCCATTTCGGTCATGGTAGAGTCTATCGTACGTGACCAGCATCGCATTCTGCCGGCAGCGGTCTATCTGCATGGCCAGTACGGACATGACGGGATATACCTGGGCGTTCCCGTGAAACTCGGGCAACAGGGTGTGGAAGCAATATTAGAACTTGATCTTACTGAGTCAGAGCAAGCTATGCTGGATAAATCTGCCGAGGTTGTCAAGATAGGAATTTCAACACTGGGAATATGAGTACGCTGAATAATCTATCCGTATCAGATGCCGTTGAAGGAATTATCAGGCAGGCCCAGACATGCCTGCCGGGTGATGTCATGGGAGCCCTGGAAAATGCCAGAGATAGGGAATCTGAAGGTCGTGCGAAAGCCCAGATTGATGCAATACTCAAGAACATACGTATCGCAGATACCAGGACTATCCCCATGTGCCAGGATACCGGTATCCTTGTCTTTTTTGTTGAGATGGGGAGGGATGTTTGCATTGATTTTAACCTGGATGAAGCAATCAGGCAGGGCGTGAGGAAGGCAACGAAAAGCGTACCGCTCCGTCCAAATACAGTTGAGCCCTTGACCAGGCATAATTCGGGTGATAACACGGGAGACGGCCTGCCAGATATTAATTATTCTTTTGTTGACGGTACGGCCATAACGATCACAGTAGCCCCAAAGGGGGCGGGTTCTGAGAATATGAGTGCTATCCGGATGCTGAAGCCTTCTCAGGTGGATAGTGTCAAACAGTTCGTGGTCGAGACTGTTTTCAGGGCTGGAGGTATGCCCTGCCCGCCCATCATCGTGGGTGTGGGTATCGGTGGCAGTTTTGATAAAGCTGCCAGGCTGGCCAAGCACTCGCTCCTGCGTGAGCTCAATGATATGGACGAGTTTGAGTTGGAAATACTGGAAGCGATCAATTCACTGGAAATCGGTCCTATGGGACTGGGCGGGCGTACCACTGCGCTGGCTGTGCATGTTGAAAAGGCACATTGCCATACTGCCTCGCTCCCTGTTGCAGTGAACATCCAGTGCTGGGCCAACCGGCATGCATCAGTGACCCTGGAGGGAGGACATGACTGAGCATCACCTGACCACACCCCTGAACCTTGATTCTATCGTAGGGCTGAAGGCGGGGGACATTGTGTATATCTCTGGAATCATTCATACAGCAAGGGACGAGGCGCACCTGAGAATACTGGAATGGACTGCAAAAGGAAAAGAGCTGCCATTTGACCTGGAGGGGGCAGTCTTGTATCATTGCGGGCCGCTGATGAAGCGGGAAGGGGACGGCTGGCGTGCAGTGGCAGCAGGACCGACCACCAGCGACAGGATGACAGACATGACACCCGAACTGCTTGATAATTATATGGTCAGGGCAATTATCGGCAAAGGTGGGATGAAGGATATCGCTCCGGTATTGAAAGACCGGTGTGTGTACCTGGCATATACGGGCGGGTGTGCGGCACTGACCATGGATATGATCAAACGTGTAAAGGGTGTGCACTGGCCTGACCTGGGAATGCCTGAGGCTGTGTGGGTGCTGGAAATGGAGGATTTCGGGCCGCTTATTGTGGGTGTGGATGCAAAAGGCCGGGACCTGTTCGGTGAGGTTATGGAACGGGCAGGGAAAACATGTGGAATTGTATGATATCATGCTCAGGCATCTATGCTGGAATATGTGGTATTCTCGCGGTTCATGGGAACAATGACATTTTTAGCGACCGATTAAGATATATATAAAAATATCATTAACTGTTCATAAAAATGAAACTGACATATTTTCTCATATTGCTATGCAGTAGTATGAGCCTGTACGCCTGGACCAATCCTGACATTACCCTGGCCTTTAGCCTGGTGAATCTGGTTAACGGCAATTATTATACCTTGCTGACCGCTATTTTTGTTCATGGTGATTATCTTCACCTTGCAGGCAATATGGTATTTCTCTTTTTGTTCGGTACCTTTCTTGAAGATGAGGTCGGTGCGTTTCGAACAGGGGTTGCTTTTATAACGGGAGGGACTATTACGTTCCTCCTGAGCATTCCATTTTATCCGAATTCAGATATGGTTGGAGCGTCTGCTGCCATTTTTACCCTGATGGCTGTTGTATTGCTTGTCAGGGAGCCAGGTCTTTCCGGTCGGTTCCTTTCTCCGATCGGACCCCTTGCCATTCTTTTCTTCATTTTTAACCTGGTCGATATTCAATCCGGGACATTGGGGAATGTGGCATATATATCCCACGCGATAGGTTTTGTTTTAGGTCTTTTTATGGGTGCAGGCTGGAATAAAGAATGGAAAGAAAGCCTGGTTTTTACTCTCCTGTTATTGACGGTATATATGATGGTGTATAATTTCCTGATAATGGCGTATGGGCATTAATCTAGTGAGATTTCCCCACAACAAGCGTGCTCCCGCCATACGGAACCACCACTACCCGCGCATCCGGCCCATACTTTGCAGCTGCATTGTCAAATGCTTCCTGCAGGCTGGATGCCGGATGAAAGTACGCCTTTTTTGCTATATCTGCCGGCAGGTCTGACACCAGGTAAAGCTCGAATTCCCCTGCCAGTTTACCTATCAGCGCAGCTTTATGCCCTCCCTGGATAAAGCCGTGTTTGAGCCGCTCAATAGCATCCTGCGGGCCAGAGGTACCATCCAGCCAGTGCTCATATACCTTATCACCCAATCCCTCGATGCACTGGGCAACCAGAATAATAGCCCCGCCAGGCCTCACCGCAGCCTTCACATGCTCAAGCGCCTTGTGAGACTGGAACAGGTTGATATCCTTAGGCCAGCCACCCTGCGACACTACCACGATATCTGCCGGCTCGACCTCCCGCCTGTATATGGCATCCACCATAGCAGCCCCCGCTCTGTGTGCTTTGACAGGATGACCTGCCACCGCACCTACGATCTGCTTGTCGGTGTCCAGTATGACGTTCAGGATAAAGTCAACCCCAAGGATATTCCCTGCTTCCTCCAGGTCGGCCCGTACAGGGCAGCCGGGATTACCGGGGGCTGTACCCTGTTCTATCATACGGGCATGGTTGGCCTCAATGGACCGGCGTGAACTGACACCTGGCAGCACAGCCTTAAGACCGCCGGTATATCCTGCAAAATAGTGGTGCTCGATATTGCCCGTGCAGATGACTATGTCAGACCGGGTCACGGGTTCGAATATCTCTACGGGCGTGCCGAGGCTGGTAGTACCGAGATGGTCGCATTGTTCAATATTGTGGTCAATGCACCGATATTCCCGGTAGGTAGCCAGGCCCACGATATCTTGTTTTTCTTCTTCTGTATGGCACCGGTGGATACCCAGTGCAAAGATGATAGTAATATCCTTTTTTTCCACGTTTACAGCCAGTAATTTATTGATTATAGGGGGCAGCATCAATGCTGTCGGGACCGGGCGGGTGGTATCGCTGACGATGATGGATACTTTGTCTCCTGTCTGGACTATTTTTCCCAGGCGCTCCCTGCCGATTGGTGCTTGCAGTGCTTTAAGGATGACTGTTCCAGGGTCTGGTGGTACGGTTGTTTTATTGGGAATTACCGTTTCCACGGAGTACGTTCCCGGGATGTCCAATGATACTGTGGTGTTTCCGAATGGTAGTTCCAGCTTCATGGTTCTTGGTTTTAGATTATTTTTTTTGGATTGCTTGATTTTGTTAAATGTTCAGGTTATTATTAGTGGCTGAATAGTCACAATGAAACATTAATTCCATCTGGATATTCAGTGTACCA includes the following:
- the mdh gene encoding malate dehydrogenase; translation: MKKITVVGAGFVGATTVQRIAEKELGDVVMTDIIEGLPQGKALDLMESAPIEGFNVEVLGTNDYKDIEGSDVVVITAGIARKPGMTRDDLVKINSTIVSEVCENIKKYAPESIVIVVTNPLDIMTYIALKKTGFHPSRVLGMSGVLDSARFATFVAMELGCSPKDVDAMVLGGHGDTMVPLPRHTTVSGVPITELMDEATIDMLVERTVNGGAEIVELLKTGSAFYAPSAAISVMVESIVRDQHRILPAAVYLHGQYGHDGIYLGVPVKLGQQGVEAILELDLTESEQAMLDKSAEVVKIGISTLGI
- a CDS encoding FumA C-terminus/TtdB family hydratase beta subunit — translated: MTEHHLTTPLNLDSIVGLKAGDIVYISGIIHTARDEAHLRILEWTAKGKELPFDLEGAVLYHCGPLMKREGDGWRAVAAGPTTSDRMTDMTPELLDNYMVRAIIGKGGMKDIAPVLKDRCVYLAYTGGCAALTMDMIKRVKGVHWPDLGMPEAVWVLEMEDFGPLIVGVDAKGRDLFGEVMERAGKTCGIV
- a CDS encoding fumarate hydratase, translating into MSTLNNLSVSDAVEGIIRQAQTCLPGDVMGALENARDRESEGRAKAQIDAILKNIRIADTRTIPMCQDTGILVFFVEMGRDVCIDFNLDEAIRQGVRKATKSVPLRPNTVEPLTRHNSGDNTGDGLPDINYSFVDGTAITITVAPKGAGSENMSAIRMLKPSQVDSVKQFVVETVFRAGGMPCPPIIVGVGIGGSFDKAARLAKHSLLRELNDMDEFELEILEAINSLEIGPMGLGGRTTALAVHVEKAHCHTASLPVAVNIQCWANRHASVTLEGGHD
- a CDS encoding rhomboid family intramembrane serine protease translates to MKLTYFLILLCSSMSLYAWTNPDITLAFSLVNLVNGNYYTLLTAIFVHGDYLHLAGNMVFLFLFGTFLEDEVGAFRTGVAFITGGTITFLLSIPFYPNSDMVGASAAIFTLMAVVLLVREPGLSGRFLSPIGPLAILFFIFNLVDIQSGTLGNVAYISHAIGFVLGLFMGAGWNKEWKESLVFTLLLLTVYMMVYNFLIMAYGH
- the mnhG gene encoding monovalent cation/H(+) antiporter subunit G → MDTALNIVSNIVLIIGLVFVFLGMLGLLRLPDVYNRLHATTKVATLGAFGVMTSIVLNVGFTPIGIKAITVGLFLLLTAPVSSHMIGRAAKRHGVELCPESVIDEYIITREMD
- a CDS encoding NADP-dependent malic enzyme, which gives rise to MSEKESVYEESLRVHELHRGVLEVASKVSLDDIHDLSIDYTPGVAEPCRVIRAEPDEVYTYTSKGNFVAVVTDGTAVLGLGDIGPAAAMPVMEGKAILFKELGGVDAFPICLDTKDTEEIIKTITHIAPTFGGINLEDISAPRCFEIEDRLRRELNIPVFHDDQHGTAVVVYAGLINALKIVKKDVNAIRVVISGAGAAGIAIALILIRAGVRDIIICDSRGIIHQSRREGMNSMKFLLAGLTNIRSIIGKLDNAMQGADVFIGVSVAGIVSKDMVRSMASDSIVFAMANPNPEIMPEDAIEAGARLVATGRSDYPNQVNNVLGFPGIFRGALDTRSKDINIEMKMAAARALADIITDSELDKNLILPGPLDKRVVPVVAAAVAKASILSGAARVTPHPDEVARYAKKFVEHSKMHHR
- the larA gene encoding nickel-dependent lactate racemase, with product MKLELPFGNTTVSLDIPGTYSVETVIPNKTTVPPDPGTVILKALQAPIGRERLGKIVQTGDKVSIIVSDTTRPVPTALMLPPIINKLLAVNVEKKDITIIFALGIHRCHTEEEKQDIVGLATYREYRCIDHNIEQCDHLGTTSLGTPVEIFEPVTRSDIVICTGNIEHHYFAGYTGGLKAVLPGVSSRRSIEANHARMIEQGTAPGNPGCPVRADLEEAGNILGVDFILNVILDTDKQIVGAVAGHPVKAHRAGAAMVDAIYRREVEPADIVVVSQGGWPKDINLFQSHKALEHVKAAVRPGGAIILVAQCIEGLGDKVYEHWLDGTSGPQDAIERLKHGFIQGGHKAALIGKLAGEFELYLVSDLPADIAKKAYFHPASSLQEAFDNAAAKYGPDARVVVVPYGGSTLVVGKSH
- a CDS encoding cation:proton antiporter, whose product is MISLSDHLPILLIAIPILTSVIMVFLKGSPVLQKNLNVFIYLCLVIFSIMLLQKVWTGGIMVYEVGEWGKYGIILVADLLSSGMVLLTLIISFLSLIYSLDYIEKRSLNSTYHSLFNLLVAGLNGSFLTGDIFNLFVFFEVLLLSSCGLVVANERGGVTKSSDKMEATFKYLVLSMLGSIVMLIAVASLYATMGTLNMADIAVKVSAASAAGPLPWHIFAIALLFIVVFGNKAALFPFHYWLPDVHPTAPSPISAMLSGVLIKIGVYGMLRVFFLIFSVALPMFQPLIMFMALATIVIGAVSAVGQTDVKRMLAYSSVGQIGYVFLGIGMGSTLTIAASLVYLVNHAVAKSMLFLTSGGIIHHAGTRDMHRMGGMIKSAPLMASMFLVGAMSISGIPPMGGFIAKFVLFKAGIQDEFYLPVAIALLFAVFTLFYMMRAWMKMFWGTANEAENHGNAASHAPTLLMIIPIIVLAIIVIVLGLYAEPLLALAQATAEQIVNPQPYIDAVMTRNVR
- a CDS encoding cation:proton antiporter; the protein is MNSLVLDFSLTFMVIAIIPCIYRVVKGPTIPDRVVAMDAMTTVIVVMLGVYSFVQGSVFFMDVALVLSIISFVGTVTISKYLDEGVVF
- a CDS encoding Na+/H+ antiporter subunit E — protein: MKRYIYYSIPLGILWCFVHGTISIQNFLFGLVLGPVVIRPFRELYDFDQEISFKKAVGKIPKQVIYFIVLIVEITKASIMVSKIVISPKIDIKPGIIAIPLRTKTNGGITAIANTITLTPGTLTIDVADDRSVLYVHSIDASNPDSVRASIRDDLEKFVLEAFE